The following coding sequences lie in one Apium graveolens cultivar Ventura chromosome 3, ASM990537v1, whole genome shotgun sequence genomic window:
- the LOC141712189 gene encoding miraculin-like produces the protein MKATVLSFSTLLILATNLLVASAASIKVLDIDGQEVRPGINYYILPVVRGNGGGLKLYSGRTSRCPMDVVQEPNELNRGIPVKFTPASPREPIVRASADLNIRFSGASICGQSTVWRLDGGRGAGSGQLFVSTGGVLGNPGGSTISNWFKIEKLPGRNNWYKLVYCPSVCSTCKPVCGDLGIVIEKSGTRRLALNTGKPFQVFFKKA, from the coding sequence ATGAAGGCCACAGTTCTCTCGTTTTCCACCCTTCTCATTCTCGCGACCAACCTTTTGGTCGCATCTGCAGCAAGTATCAAAGTCCTTGACATAGACGGGCAGGAGGTACGGCCGGGAATAAATTACTACATATTGCCGGTTGTCCGTGGGAACGGTGGTGGACTGAAATTGTACAGTGGAAGAACTAGCCGATGCCCGATGGATGTTGTCCAAGAGCCGAATGAACTCAATAGAGGTATTCCGGTGAAATTTACGCCAGCTAGCCCCAGGGAACCTATCGTACGAGCATCTGCAGATTTGAACATTAGATTTTCTGGTGCATCGATCTGCGGACAATCAACTGTGTGGAGACTTGATGGTGGCCGAGGAGCAGGCTCGGGTCAACTTTTTGTTTCAACGGGAGGAGTTCTTGGGAACCCTGGTGGCTCTACAATAAGTAATTGGTTTAAAATTGAGAAACTTCCTGGACGAAACAACTGGTATAAGCTTGTGTATTGTCCCAGTGTGTGCAGCACCTGTAAACCTGTTTGTGGTGACCTTGGTATTGTAATTGAAAAGAGCGGAACCAGACGTTTGGCTTTAAATACTGGCAAACCTTTCCAGGTTTTCTTTAAGAAGGCCTAG